Proteins encoded by one window of Ursus arctos isolate Adak ecotype North America unplaced genomic scaffold, UrsArc2.0 scaffold_22, whole genome shotgun sequence:
- the LOC113249912 gene encoding olfactory receptor 8G5-like: MAAGNHSTVTEFILAGLTEKPELQLPLFFFFLGIYVVTVVGNLGMITLIALSAHLHTPMYYFLSSLSFIDLCHSTVITPKMLANFVTERNVISYPECMTQLYFFLVFAISECYMLAAMAYDRYAAICSPLLYNIIMSHQACFSLILGVYIIALVCASVHTGCMFRVHFCKFDVINHYFCDLLSLLKLSCSNTHVNELLILVFSVINILAPSLMILASYIFILSSILRIRSTEGRSKAFSTCSSHISAVAVFYGSAAFMYLQPSSVSSLDQGKVSSVFYTILVPMLNPLIYSLRNKDVNVALKKMLEKRIFL; the protein is encoded by the coding sequence ATGGCAGCAGGAAATCATTCCACAGTGACTGAGTTCATCCTTGCTGGGCTAACAGAGAAACCAGAACTCCAGCtgccccttttcttcttcttcctagGAATCTATGTGGTCACGGTGGTGGGGAACCTGGGCATGATCACGCTGATAGCGCTCAGTGCTCACTTGCACACCCCCATGTACTACTTCCTCAGTAGCTTGTCCTTCATTGATCTCTGCCATTCCACTGTCATTACCCCCAAAATGCTGGCAAACTTTGTGACAGAGAGGAATGTCATCTCTTACCCTGAATGCATGACTCAGCTCTATTTCTTCCTCGTTTTTGCTATTTCAGAGTGTTACATGTTAGCAGCAATGGCATATGACCGCTATGCTGCCATCTGTAGCCCCCTGCTTTATAATATCATCATGTCCCATCAGGCTTGTTTCTCCCTGATTTTGGGAGTGTATATTATAGCCCTGGTTTGTGCATCTGTTCATACAGGCTGCATGTTTAGGGTTCATTTCTGCAAATTTGATGTGATCAACCATTATTTCTGTGatcttctttccctcttaaaACTCTCCTGTTCTAATACCCATGTCAATGAATTACTGATTCTAGTCTTTAGTGTCATTAATATCCTTGCCCCCAGCTTGATGATCCTTGCCTCCTACATCTTCATCCTCTCCAGCATCCTCCGCATCCGCTCCACTGAGGGCAGGTCCAAAGCCTTCAGCACCTGCAGCTCGCACATCTCAGCCGTTGCTGTCTTCTATGGATCCGCTGCATTCATGTACCTGCAGCCATCCTCTGTGAGCTCCCTGGACCAAGGGAAAGTGTCCTCTGTGTTTTATACCATCCTTGTGCCCATGCTGAACCCCCTGATCTACAGTCTGCGGAATAAGGATGTCAATGTTGCCCTGAAGAAAATGTtagagaaaagaatattcttGTGA
- the LOC113250226 gene encoding putative olfactory receptor 8G3, giving the protein MDPGNHSTVTEFILAGLTQQPELQLPLFFLFLGIYVVTVVGNLGMITLIALSAHLHTPMYYFLSNLSFIDFCHSTVVTPKMLVNFVTQKNITPYSECMTQLYFFLFFIISECHMLAAMAYDRYAAICNPLLYNVIMSSHICFRLTVGVYILGIIGSTIHTGFMMRLLFCKSNVVNHYFCDLFPLLGLSCSSIHINELLVLVLSALNILTPALTILASYIFILSSILRIRSTEGRSKAFSTCSSHISAVAVFYGSAAFMYLQPSSVSSMDQGKVSSVFYTIIVPMLNPLIYSLRNKDVKVALRKILESRKCA; this is encoded by the coding sequence ATGGACCCTGGAAATCACTCTACAGTGACTGAGTTCATCCTTGCTGGGCTAACACAACAACCAGAACTCCAGCtgccccttttcttcctcttcctaggAATCTATGTGGTCACTGTGGTGGGGAACCTGGGCATGATCACGCTGATAGCGCTCAGTGCTCACTTGCACACCCCCATGTACTACTTCCTCAGCAATTtgtctttcattgatttctgccatTCCACTGTCGTTACCCCCAAAATGCTGGTGAACTTCGTGACACAGAAGAACATCACTCCCTACTCTGAATGCATGACTCagctctatttcttcctcttttttattatttcagagtGTCACATGTTGGCTGCAATGGCGTATGACCGCTATGCTGCCATCTGTAACCCCTTGCTTTACAATGTGATCATGTCTTCTCACATCTGCTTCCGGCTCACAGTAGGAGTTTATATTTTGGGCATCATTGGATCTACGATCCACACGGGCTTTATGATGAGACTCCTTTTCTGCAAGAGCAATGTGGTTAACCATTATTTCTGTGATCTCTTCCCACTCTTGGGGCTCTCCTGTTCCAGCATCCACATCAATGAATTATTAGTTCTAGTCTTGAGTGCACTTAACATCCTGACTCCTGCCTTGACTATTCTTGCCTCCTACATCTTCATCCTCTCCAGCATCCTCCGCATCCGCTCCACTGAGGGCAGGTCCAAAGCCTTCAGCACCTGCAGCTCGCACATCTCAGCCGTTGCTGTCTTCTATGGATCTGCTGCATTCATGTACCTGCAGCCATCCTCTGTGAGCTCCATGGACCAAGGGAAAGTGTCCTCTGTGTTTTATACGATCATTGTGCCCATGCTGAACCCCCTGATCTACAGTCTGAGGAATAAGGATGTCAAAGTTGCCCTgaggaaaattctggaaagtaGGAAATGTGCATGA
- the LOC113259769 gene encoding olfactory receptor 149-like: MRNLSAVTEFILLGIPHTEGLETMLFVLFLGFYIFTLMGNLLILLAIVSSPRLHTPMYFFLCQLSVCDIFFPSVSSPKMLFYLSGNSRLISYAGCVSQLFFYHFLGCTECFLYTVMAYDRFVAICDPLRYTVIMSHRACAILAVGTSFFGCIQATFLTALTFQLPYCGPNEVDYFFCDIPVMLKLACADTSVLEMVGFVSVGLMPLSCFLLILTSYSRIVCSILQIRSAEGRRHAFSTCSAHLTAILLSFMPVVLIYLQPNPNPWLNATVQVLNNLVTPMLNPLIYSLRNKEVKYSLRKVLQQVAFPPEK, encoded by the coding sequence ATGAGGAATCTCTCAGCAGTGACTGAATTTATCCTGCTGGGCATCCCACACACCGAGGGTCTGGAGACCATGCTTTTTGTCCTGTTTTTGGGCTTCTACATCTTCACTCTTATGGGGAACCTGCTCATCCTCCTGGCAATTGTCTCCTCCCCTCggctccacacccccatgtacttcttcctgtgTCAACTGTCTGTGTGTGACATATTCTTCCCTTCTGTGAGTTCCCCCAAGATGCTCTTCTACCTCTCGGGGAACAGCCGGCTCATCTCCTATGCAGGCTGCGTGTCCCAGCTCTTCTTCTACCACTTCCTGGGCTGTACGGAGTGCTTCCTGTAcactgtgatggcctatgaccgcttcgTCGCCATCTGTGACCCTCTGCGCTACACCGTGATCATGAGCCACAGAGCGTGTGCCATCCTGGCCGTGGGGACCTCCTTTTTCGGCTGCATCCAGGCCACCTTTCTGACCGCTCTCACCTTCCAGTTGCCCTACTGTGGCCCCAACGAGGTGGACTATTTCTTCTGTGATATCCCGGTGATGCTGAAGCTGGCCTGTGCTGATACCTCAGTGCTGGAGATGGTGGGGTTCGTCAGTGTGGGCCTCATGCCCCTCAGCTGCTTCCTTCTCATCCTCACCTCCTACAGTCGCATTGTCTGCTCCATCCTGCAGATCCGCTCTGCGGAGGGCCGGCGCCATGCCTTCTCCACCTGCAGTGCCCACCTCACTGCCATCCTCCTCTCCTTTATGCCAGTGGTCCTCATCTACCTGCAGCCCAACCCCAATCCCTGGCTCAATGCGACTGTTCAGGTCCTGAATAAcctggtcacccccatgctgaaccccttgaTCTACAGCCTTAGGAATAAAGAAGTAAAGTATTCTCTGAGGAAGGTGCTACAGCAAGTAGCCTTTCCTCCTGAGAAGTGA